The genomic window CTGAAGTTGAAGGTGTGCGGCCCCATCACCACCGGGCAGCCGCAGGCGGCGGCCTCGATCAGGTTCTGCCCGCCCAGCGGCTCGAAGCTGCCGCCCAGCAGGGCCACATCGGCCAGCGCGTAGTAGGCGGCCATCTCGCCCAAGCTGTCGCCCAGCCAGACGTCGGCACCCGGTGGCGCGCCGGCGCCCCATTGGCTGCGCCGGCTCACACTCAGGCCCTGCTGCGCGGCCAGGGCGGCCACGGCGTCGAAGCGCTGGGGGTGGCGCGGCACGACCAGCCATTGCGGCCGGTGAACTGCGTTATTTGTAGCTGCTTGCGCAGATTCGGCGCGGGCTGCAGCCCTAATTTGCTTGAAAAACTCGAGCTCCTCCCCCTCGCGCGAGCTGGCCAGCATCAGCACCGGCCGCCCGGCCGCCGCATCGCGCCAGCGTCGCCCCAGCGCCAGCAGCGGCTCGGCCGGCCGGGCGTCGAACTTGAGGTTGCCCAGCACGCCAGCCACCGGCGCGCCCAGGGCGCGAAAGCGCGCGGCGTCGGGCTCGGTCTGCGCGTACACGGCCGTCAGCGCGCGGTAGGCCGCCGGCAACAGGCCGGCGGTGCGCCGGGCGCCGCGCAGGGACTTGTCGGACAGGCGCGCGTTGGCCAGCACCAGGGGCATGCCGGCGTCGGTGCAGGCACGCACGAGGTTGGGCCAGACCTCGGTCTCCATCAGCACGCCGATGTCGGGCCGGTAGGCCTGCACGAAACGGCGCGTGGCCGCGCGCGTGTCCCAGGGCTGCCACAGCTGCACGTCGCCCGGCGCCAGCAGCCTGGCACCCTCGGCCCGGCCGGTGGCCGTGCCGTGCGTCAGCAGCAGGCGCATGCCGGGCCACTGCGCGCGCAGATGAGGCAGCACGATGGCGGCGGCGCGCGTCTCGCCCAGCGAGACGGCGTGGATCCACACCAGGGGCGCGCCCGCCTGCGGCACGGGGCGCGCGGGCGCGGCGCCGTAGCGGCCGAAGCGCTCGGGCACGGCCTGCCCGTAGCCCGGCTCGGCCAGGGCGCGGCGGCGCAGCTTGCGCCGCAGCAGCGGCTGCGCCAGCCGGGTGGCCAGGTCGTAGAGCGCGTGGATCAATGGCTTGCGGCGCCCACCCGCGCATCGGGCTTGACGCGCTGGAGCAAGGCCATCATGTCGGCCTGGATGCGCGCCAGCGCCTCGGGCGTCTGCCCCTCGAAGCGCAGCACCAGCACAGGCGTGGTGTTGCTGGCACGGATCAGGCCAAAGCCGTCGGGCCAGTCCACGCGCAGGCCGTCAATCGTGCTAACAACGGCCCCCACGCTCCCCGCTTCGCGTGGTTCGCTGCCCCCCGAGGGGGCGTTCGCGCCTTGGGGCGGCCCGGCGGCGCTCAGCGCGGGGGCCGCGAACACGCTGGCCGCCAGCGCCTGCAGCTCGGCCGCCAGGCGGTGCGGCTCGCCCTCGGCGCAGGCCACGTTCAGCTCGGGGGTGGAGAAGCTGGTGGGCAGCGCGTTCAGCACCGCGCTGGCGTCGGGCGAGCGGCTGAGGATCTCCAGCAGGCGGGCCCCGGCGTAGGTGCCGTCGTCGAAGCCGTACCAGCGCTCCTTGAAGAAGATGTGGCCGCTCATCTCGCCGCCCAGGGGCGCGTCGAGCTCCTTCATGCGCGCCTTGATGAGCGAGTGGCCGGTCTTGTACATCAGCGGCACGCCGCCGGCCGCGGCGATGGCCGGGCCCAGGCGCTGCGTGCACTTGACGTCGTAGACGATGGTGCCGCCGGGCGCGCGCGAAAGCACGTCTTGCGCGAACAGCTGCATCTGCCGGTCGGGAAAGATGGTCTGCCCGTCCTTGGTGACGATGCCCAGCCGGTCGCCGTCGCCGTCGAAGGCCAGGCCCAGCTCGGCGTCGGTGCCTTGCAGGGCTGCGACGACATCGCGCAGGTTCTCGGGCTTGGACGGATCGGGGTGGTGGTTGGGAAAGCGCCCATCCACCTCGGTGAACAGCTCCAGCACCTCGCAGCCGATGGCGCGCAGGACGGCGGGCGCCGACGCGCCGGCCACGCCGTTGCCGCAGTCCACCACCAGCTTCATCGGGCGTGCCAGGTGGATGTCGCGGGCGATGCGATCGCGGTACGCCGGATAGACGTCGTGCGCGCGCACCGAGCCGCCGGCGCGGCGCTGCCAGCTTTCGGCCTCCATCATGCGGCGCAGGGCCTGGATGTCCTCGCCGTAGATCGCGCGGCCGGCCAGCACCATCTTGAAGCCGTTGTCGTCGCGCGGGTTGTGGCTGCCCGTCACCTGGATGCCGCTGCTGCACAGCGTGTGCGCGGCAAAGTACAGCATGGGCGTGGTGACCATGCCGATGTCGAACACCTGCACGCCGGCGGCCACCAGCCCGCGCACCAGCGCCGCCGCCAGCGCGGGGCCGGACAGGCGCCCGTCGCGCCCCACGGCCACCACGCGCTCGCCCAGCGCCAGCGCCTGGGTGCCGAAGGCCAGGCCCAGGCCCTCGGCCACGGCCTCGTTCAGGGTGGTGGGCGTGGTGCCGCGGATGTCGTAGGCCTTGAAGATGCTGGGTGTCACTTGCATGGCCGGGGATTGTAGGCAGCGCCCGATCGCCGCCCAATCCACGGCGCGCATCAATGCACCGCCCATTCGTCATCAATGCCGCCGCGACCGGGGCCCGGGCTGGGCGATACTCGCCCGCATGCCCCCCGCCGCCCTTGCACCCGCCAAGGCCTCGCCCATGCGCGAGGCCTGGCCCTTCCTGCTGCTGTCCATGACTTGGGGCGCCTCCTTTCTGTTCATGCAGCAGGCGGTGCACGAGTTCGGCCCCCTGCCCACCGCCGCCGTGCGCGTGGCGGTGGCCTCGCTGTTCCTGCTGCCGCTGCTGATCGCGCGGGGCCTGGGCCCGCAGCTGCGCCGCCACTGGCGCCCGGTGCTGTTTTGCGGGCTGCTCAACTCGGGCATTCCGTTTGCGCTGTTCAGCTTTGCGCTGCAGTACATCAACACCGGCCTGTCGTCCATCCTGAACGCCACCGTGCCGCTGTTCGGCGCGCTGGTGGCCTGGGCCTGGCTGGGGCAGAACCCGGGCGCCTCGCGCAGCGTGGGACTGCTGGTGGGCTTCGTCGGCGTGGCGCTGCTGGCCTGGGACAAGGTGGGCGCGGGCCACGGCGGCGGCCCCATGGCCGCCTGGGCCGTGCTGGCCTGCCTGGGCGCCACGCTGTGCTACGCGCTGGCGGCCAGCTTCACCCACAAATACCTGAGCGGCCTGAACCCCCTGATGACCGCCACCGGCAGCCAGATCGGCGCCACGCTGGGCCTGGCGCTGCCCGCGCTGTATCTGTGGCCGGCGCACATGCCAGGCCCCAAGGCCTGGGCCTCGGTCGTCGCGCTGGGCGTGCTGTGCACCGGCGTGGCCTACGTGCTGTACTTTCGCCTGATCGAGAACCTGGGCCCGGCGCGCGCGCTCACGGTCACCTTCACGGTGCCGGTGTTCGCCATTCTGTACGGCGCCTCGCTGCTGGGCGAGGCCGTCACGCCCTGGATGCTAGGCTGCGGCGCCGTGGTGCTGTGCGGCACGGCGCTGGCCACCGGCGTGGTCAGGCTGCCGCTTCAGCGGCGCTCGATGCCCGACAGCATTCGCTCCACATAGCGCGCGATCAGGTCGATCTCCAGGTTGACCGCGCGGCCCACCGCCAGCGTGTGCAGCGCGGTGTTCTGCACCGTGTGCGGAATCAGGTTGATGCTGACCTCGCAGCCCGTGGCCCCGTCCTGCACCTGGTTGACCGTCAGGCTTACGCCGTTGACGGTGATCGAGCCCTTGTAGGCCAGGTACTTGCCCAGCTCGGGCGGCGCCAGCACGCGCAGCGCCCAGCTTTCGCCCACCGGCTCGAACTGCGTCACGCGGCCGATGCCATCCACGTGGCCGGAGACGATGTGACCGCCCAGCCGGTCCTGCGCGCGCAAGGCCTTTTCCAGGTTGACCGGGCCGGCCTGGTCCAGCCCCGCGGTGCGCGCCAGCGACTCGGCCGAAATGTCGATGCCAAAGCGCCCGGCCGCCGCGTCGATGGCGGTGGCCGTCATGCACGCGCCGTTGATGGCGATGCTGTCGCCCAGGCCCACGTCGTCCAGGTAGCCCTGGGGCGCCTCGATGGCGAGCTGCTTGCCATGCGCGCTGCTGGCGCCCAGGTCGCGCACCTGGGCGATGCGGCCGACGGCGGTGATGATGCCTGTGAACATGAGGGGGAGATTCTTTCGCGGTTGTGAATGGTAGGCCGTGTTGGACTTGAACCAACGACCAAAGGATTCAGGTTGGCGTGGGTTTCCCCACTCCCTGGACTATCTCATCACCCGCGCCGCGGATCGCTCCGCGCGTTGGGGTGCCGGGCGCTCTGGGGGTGCTTATCGGATCGGCTCCTCGCACCCTAGTCTCTGCACCTTCCCGCCTACCGGTCGTGCGACCTGCCTTCGGCGAGCTTGGCTCAGGATTGCCGGGCCATCGACTGGCTGACGGTTTCCCTGAATTCACCCGGTTTTTCCATTGCCGCTCTCACGGCAAGGTCACCTGTTTGATGAGTCCTCTGCTCTGACCAACTGAGCTAACGGCCCATTCACACGGGCCAAGGCCCGCCAACCGTGGATTCTAGGGGCTGGCCGGCTTGCCCTGGCTCAAGGCATTGCTCACCAGCCGCGAGGTGATGTCCACGATCTGGATCATGCGGTCGTAGTGCATGCGCGTGGGGCCGATCACGCCCAGCGTGCCCACCACCTGGCCGTCGACCTCGTAGGGCGCGCTGACCACCGACAGCTCCTCCACCGGCACGGTCTGGCTTTCGCCGCCGATGAAGATGCGCACGCCCTCGGCCTGCATGGACACGTCCAGCAGCCGCATCAGCTGCGCCTTCTGCTCGAACAGATCGAAGGCGCGGCGCAGCTGGCCCATGTCGCTGGAAAAATCGCTCACCGCCAGCAGGTTGCGCTCGCCCGAGATCACCACCTCGCCCTGCGCCTGGCTGGCCGCCTCGGAGCCCACCTGCACCGCCGCCTGCATCAGCGTGGCGATCTCGGCGCGCAGGCGGTCGACCTCCTGCGTCAGGCGCGCGCGCACCTGCTCGAAGGTCATGCCGGAGAAATGGGCGTTGAGGTAGTTGGACGCCTGCGTCAGCTCCGACGCCGAATAGTCCGCCTCGGTGAACAGCACGCGGTTCTGCACGTCGCCATCGGGCGCCACCATGATGAGCAGCAGGCGCCGCTCCGACAGGCGCAAAAACTCGATGTGGTGGAACACCGTGCTGCGCCGCGGCGCCATCACCACGCCGACGAACTGCGACAGATTGGACAGCAGCTGCGCCGCGCTGGCGATGACCTTTTGCGGCTGCTCGGCGGGCAGCTCGGGCGCCCTCAGCTGCGCGCGCTGCGCCGTCAGCATGGTGTCGACGAACAAGCGGTAGCCGCGCGCCGTGGGCACGCGCCCGGCCGAGGTGTGGGGCGAGGCGATCAGGCCCAGCTCTTCCAGGTCCGACATCACGTTGCGGATGGTGGCGGGCGACAGCTCCAGCCCCGAGGCCCGCGACAACGTGCGCGAGCCCACCGGCTGGCCGTCGGCGATGTAGCGCTCGATCAGGATCTTGAGCAAGCGCCGCGACCGGTCATCGAGCATGGAGCCGGGGGATTTCACCAGTTCAATCGCACCAAAAAGAGGCCGTCATCGCAGCCCATTATGATGTAATTTCCTCATGGCCCTGAAGTTCACGCGCGTTGCCCTGGTGGGCAAATACCAAGACGCTGCCAGCGCTTCGGCGGCGCAGCCGGCGCGCGAGCTGATGACCGAGATCGGCACCTTCCTGCAGCAGCAGGGCTGCCAGGTCAGCCTGGAAAAGCGCACCGCGGAAAGCACCGGGCTGACGCAGTTTCAGACACTCGACCTGGCGGGCATCGGCCGCCATTGCGAGCTGTGCGTGGTGGTGGGCGGCGACGGCACCATGCTGGGCGTGGGCCGCGAGCTGGCGCGCCACGGCACGCCGCTGATCGGCATCAACCAGGGGCGCCTGGGCTTCATCACCGACATTCCCCTGGGCGACTACGCGCGGCTGCTGCCGGCCATGCTGGCGGGCGCCTTCGAGGACGACCATCGCGCGCTGATGCAGGGCTGGGTCAGGCGAGACGGCGTCTGCGTGTTCGAGGCCCTGGCCATGAACGACGTGGTGGTCAGCCGCGGCGCGGCCTCGGGCATGGTCGAGCTGAGCGTGGAGGTGGACGGGCACTTCGTGGCCAACTACCGCGCCGACGGCATCATCATCGCCACGCCCACGGGCTCGACGGCCTACTCGCTGTCGGCCGGCGGGCCGCTGCTGCACCCCCTGCTGCCGGGCCTGGCGCTGGTGCCCATCTCGCCGCACGCGCTGTCCAACCGGCCCATCGTGCTGGCCGACCCGGGCGAGATCGCCATCGAGATCGTGGCCGCGCGCGACGCCAGCGCCAGCTTCGACATGCAGACGCTCACCTCGCTGCACCGGGGCGACCGCATCATCGTGCGCCGCAGCGAGCACCGCGCGCGCTTCCTGCATCCCGAGGGCTGGAGCTACTTCGACACCCTGCGCGAGAAGCTGCACTGGAACAAGGGAAGCACCTGAGATGGCTCTGCGTCACCTCAGCCTGCGCGACTTCGTCATCGTGCCCGCCCTCGAGCTGGAGCTGCAGGCCGGCTTCTCGGTGCTGACGGGCGAGACCGGCGCCGGCAAATCCATCCTGATCGACGCGCTGCAGCTGGTGCTGGGTGGGCGCGGCGACGCGCTGTGGGTGCGCGAGGGCCAGGCGCGCTGCGAGATCAGCGCCGAGTTCGACGCCCCGCCCGCCAGCGCCTCCTGGCTGCAGGCCAACGGCATGGACAGTGGCGACGGCGCCCTGCTGCTGCGCCGCAGCATCGACCGCGCCGGCCGCAGCCGCGCCTGGATCAACGGCTCGGCCGCCACGGTGGCGCAGCTGCGCGAGCTGAGCGAGCAGCTGCTGGACATCCACGGCCAGCACGCCTGGCAAAGCCTCACCCGCCCGGCCGCCGTGCGCACCCTGCTGGACGCCTACGCCGGCGTCGACGGCACGCCGCTGCTGGCGGCATGGCACGCCTGGCAGCAAGCGCAGGCGGTGCTGGACGCGGCACGCAGCGCGCAGGACAGCCTGGCCCAGGAACGCGAGCGCCTGCTGTGGCAGATCAGCGAGCTGGACAAGCTGGCACCGCGCGAGGGCGAATGGGACGAGCTGAGCCAGCAGCACGCGCGCCTGTCCAACGCGCAAAGCCTGATCGACGCCGCACTGGCCGCCAGCCGCGCGCTGGAGAGCGACGAGGACGACGGCGGCGCGCTGCCCGCCCTGGCGCAGGCCCAGGAGGCCCTGCAGGCCTCGGCCGCGATCGAGCCCGAGTTCAGCGCCCTGCTCGAGCCCTTGCAGGCCGCCGAATCGCAGCTGCGCGACGCCGCGCGCAGCCTGCACGCCTATCTGCGCCGCGCCAACCCCGACCCCGAGCAGTTGGCCGCGCTGGACGAGCGCATCGGCCAGTGGCACGCGCTGGCGCGCCGCCACCGCCGTCCGCCAGCCGAGCTGCCCGCCCTGCTGGCGAGCTGGCGCGCCGAGCTGGATCGCCTGGAGTCGGCCGGCGATCTGGAGCAGTTGCAAGCACAGCTCGACCAGACCCGATCCGCCTACGACAGGCTGGCCGGGCAGGTCGGCCGCGCCCGCGCGCAGGCCGCGCCGCGCCTGTCGGCCGCGGTCACGGCGGCCATGCAGGAGCTGGGCATGGCCGGTGGCGTCTTCCAGGTGCAGCTGGAGCGCCTGTCGGCGCCGGCCGCGCACGGACTGGAAAGCACGCA from Burkholderiaceae bacterium includes these protein-coding regions:
- a CDS encoding 3-deoxy-D-manno-octulosonic acid transferase translates to MIHALYDLATRLAQPLLRRKLRRRALAEPGYGQAVPERFGRYGAAPARPVPQAGAPLVWIHAVSLGETRAAAIVLPHLRAQWPGMRLLLTHGTATGRAEGARLLAPGDVQLWQPWDTRAATRRFVQAYRPDIGVLMETEVWPNLVRACTDAGMPLVLANARLSDKSLRGARRTAGLLPAAYRALTAVYAQTEPDAARFRALGAPVAGVLGNLKFDARPAEPLLALGRRWRDAAAGRPVLMLASSREGEELEFFKQIRAAARAESAQAATNNAVHRPQWLVVPRHPQRFDAVAALAAQQGLSVSRRSQWGAGAPPGADVWLGDSLGEMAAYYALADVALLGGSFEPLGGQNLIEAAACGCPVVMGPHTFNFSQAAEQALAAGAAWRVADLQEGVRAAQALAADTAARAAMARAGQAFASRHQGAAQRTADALRGLWSPGPRHGGATTG
- a CDS encoding phosphomannomutase/phosphoglucomutase, giving the protein MQVTPSIFKAYDIRGTTPTTLNEAVAEGLGLAFGTQALALGERVVAVGRDGRLSGPALAAALVRGLVAAGVQVFDIGMVTTPMLYFAAHTLCSSGIQVTGSHNPRDDNGFKMVLAGRAIYGEDIQALRRMMEAESWQRRAGGSVRAHDVYPAYRDRIARDIHLARPMKLVVDCGNGVAGASAPAVLRAIGCEVLELFTEVDGRFPNHHPDPSKPENLRDVVAALQGTDAELGLAFDGDGDRLGIVTKDGQTIFPDRQMQLFAQDVLSRAPGGTIVYDVKCTQRLGPAIAAAGGVPLMYKTGHSLIKARMKELDAPLGGEMSGHIFFKERWYGFDDGTYAGARLLEILSRSPDASAVLNALPTSFSTPELNVACAEGEPHRLAAELQALAASVFAAPALSAAGPPQGANAPSGGSEPREAGSVGAVVSTIDGLRVDWPDGFGLIRASNTTPVLVLRFEGQTPEALARIQADMMALLQRVKPDARVGAASH
- a CDS encoding DMT family transporter, encoding MPPAALAPAKASPMREAWPFLLLSMTWGASFLFMQQAVHEFGPLPTAAVRVAVASLFLLPLLIARGLGPQLRRHWRPVLFCGLLNSGIPFALFSFALQYINTGLSSILNATVPLFGALVAWAWLGQNPGASRSVGLLVGFVGVALLAWDKVGAGHGGGPMAAWAVLACLGATLCYALAASFTHKYLSGLNPLMTATGSQIGATLGLALPALYLWPAHMPGPKAWASVVALGVLCTGVAYVLYFRLIENLGPARALTVTFTVPVFAILYGASLLGEAVTPWMLGCGAVVLCGTALATGVVRLPLQRRSMPDSIRST
- a CDS encoding riboflavin synthase; the encoded protein is MFTGIITAVGRIAQVRDLGASSAHGKQLAIEAPQGYLDDVGLGDSIAINGACMTATAIDAAAGRFGIDISAESLARTAGLDQAGPVNLEKALRAQDRLGGHIVSGHVDGIGRVTQFEPVGESWALRVLAPPELGKYLAYKGSITVNGVSLTVNQVQDGATGCEVSINLIPHTVQNTALHTLAVGRAVNLEIDLIARYVERMLSGIERR
- the hrcA gene encoding heat-inducible transcriptional repressor HrcA, coding for MLDDRSRRLLKILIERYIADGQPVGSRTLSRASGLELSPATIRNVMSDLEELGLIASPHTSAGRVPTARGYRLFVDTMLTAQRAQLRAPELPAEQPQKVIASAAQLLSNLSQFVGVVMAPRRSTVFHHIEFLRLSERRLLLIMVAPDGDVQNRVLFTEADYSASELTQASNYLNAHFSGMTFEQVRARLTQEVDRLRAEIATLMQAAVQVGSEAASQAQGEVVISGERNLLAVSDFSSDMGQLRRAFDLFEQKAQLMRLLDVSMQAEGVRIFIGGESQTVPVEELSVVSAPYEVDGQVVGTLGVIGPTRMHYDRMIQIVDITSRLVSNALSQGKPASP
- a CDS encoding NAD kinase, translating into MALKFTRVALVGKYQDAASASAAQPARELMTEIGTFLQQQGCQVSLEKRTAESTGLTQFQTLDLAGIGRHCELCVVVGGDGTMLGVGRELARHGTPLIGINQGRLGFITDIPLGDYARLLPAMLAGAFEDDHRALMQGWVRRDGVCVFEALAMNDVVVSRGAASGMVELSVEVDGHFVANYRADGIIIATPTGSTAYSLSAGGPLLHPLLPGLALVPISPHALSNRPIVLADPGEIAIEIVAARDASASFDMQTLTSLHRGDRIIVRRSEHRARFLHPEGWSYFDTLREKLHWNKGST
- the recN gene encoding DNA repair protein RecN gives rise to the protein MALRHLSLRDFVIVPALELELQAGFSVLTGETGAGKSILIDALQLVLGGRGDALWVREGQARCEISAEFDAPPASASWLQANGMDSGDGALLLRRSIDRAGRSRAWINGSAATVAQLRELSEQLLDIHGQHAWQSLTRPAAVRTLLDAYAGVDGTPLLAAWHAWQQAQAVLDAARSAQDSLAQERERLLWQISELDKLAPREGEWDELSQQHARLSNAQSLIDAALAASRALESDEDDGGALPALAQAQEALQASAAIEPEFSALLEPLQAAESQLRDAARSLHAYLRRANPDPEQLAALDERIGQWHALARRHRRPPAELPALLASWRAELDRLESAGDLEQLQAQLDQTRSAYDRLAGQVGRARAQAAPRLSAAVTAAMQELGMAGGVFQVQLERLSAPAAHGLESTQFLVAAHAGVTPRAIDRVASGGELSRLSLAIAVTTSTLGPAATLIFDEVDAGVGGAVAATVGRLLQRLGRDRQVLCVTHLPQVAACADHHLHVSKATAGDGSPQSRVAPITGAARTQELARMLGGEQITPATLAHARELLGQATPAPANATHDRPPHRPPRRASLGSSR